A section of the Tamandua tetradactyla isolate mTamTet1 chromosome 4, mTamTet1.pri, whole genome shotgun sequence genome encodes:
- the BCL9 gene encoding B-cell CLL/lymphoma 9 protein — protein sequence MHSSNPKVRDSPSGNTQSSPKSKPEVMVRPPAVMSPSGNPQLDPKFSNQGKQGGSASQSQPSPCDSKSGGHTPKAVPGPGGSVGLKNGAGSGAKGKGRRERSVSADSFDQRDPGTPNDDSDVQECNSDDHIKPQDAQHTPHPMTPSNAATPRSPSPSHGRTTAPEPHPAQKAAARAVYVFSTEMANRAAEAVLTGQVDTIVSFHVQSVSSKAERSPAPLSTQLSALRNEPKTLPQQPAAPASQDQGSSQSARLQPTPPAPAPAAKPAAAPRPLDRESPGVDSKLTPPGDSPASSTPLPPDGTAPGSTPSHRAGTPVPQGSGSSAADPKAPPPPPAAGAEPPALGENPDGLSQEQLEHRERSLQTLRDIQRMLFPDEKEFAGGQSGGPQQNTGVLDGPQKKAEGPIQAMMAQSQSLGKGPGPRTEVGAAFGPQGHRDVPFSPDEMAPPPMNPQPGPLGPDPLDHMTPEQMAWLKLQQEFYEEKRRKQEHAAVQQCSLQDALGHQHGPRGVVRAPPPPYQMTPSEGWGPGAAEPFPDGVMQPSLPPRGMAPHPSMPGAQLRLPGFAGMINSEMEGPGVSNAAARPGLSGVSWPDDVPKIPDGRNFAPGQGIFSGPGRGERFPNPQGLSEELFQQQLAEKPLAMSVDGVRPGLDVNRLLPASQRHLEPGSNPIFPRIPVEGPLSPTRGDFPKGMPPQVGPGRELEFGMLPGGVKGEASVSVSMAPGSQLMPQKLREAAAGPEDVLKLRPGGPDMLPAQHKMLPLPFGEQLQPDYGLGPRPFLAMAQGPGSSSGLRSLREPLGSEQRTSSRLCHVPPLPLNPSSNPTSLSTAPSVQRGLGRKPLDVSVAGSQGHSPGVNPLKSPTMRQVQSPMLGSPSGNLKSPQTPSQLAGMLAGPAAAASIKSPPVLGSAAASPVHLKSPSLPAPSPGWTSSPKPPLQSPGIPPNHKAPLTMASPAMLASVESGGPPPPAASQPASVSLPGALPSSTPYPVPPEPTLSQNPLSIMMSRMSKFAMPSSTPLYHDAIKTVASSDDDSPPARSPNLPSMTNMPGMGINAQNPRMSGPNPVAPMPTLSPVGLAQPLSHPSQMPSPSAMGPSIPHGVPMGPGLMAHNPMMGHGQEPPLVPPGRMGFPQGFPPVQSPPQQLQFPHNGPGTGQGGFPGSLGFPGDGPLGRPGSLPQGSADAALCKPGGPGGPEPFAVLGGSMPSVFADPDLQEVVRPGAAGIPEFDLSRIIPAEKPSQTLQYFPRGEGPGRKPPPGPGFPHVQGLMGEQGPRMGLAVPGMGGPVGAADMPLGPAAAVPGHSPLRPPAFLQPGVMGPHHRLLPPAQATLPGQPGLLSGPAAAVGMMPGKDRGPGGLYPHPGPVGSPGMVMAMQGVGGPQGLVLPPQLRPRGAAAELGMAGFGQGPGNPGGMMF from the exons ATGCATTCCAGTAACCCTAAAGTGAGGGACTCTCCATCAGGAAACACACAGAG TAGCCCTAAGTCAAAGCCGGAGGTGATGGTCCGACCCCCTGCAGTGATGTCCCCGTCTGGAAACCCCCAGCTGGATCCCAAATTCTCCAACCAGGGTAAACAGGGGGGCTCAGCCAGCCAGTCCCAGCCATCCCCCTGTGACTCCAAGAGTGGGGGCCACACCCCCAAAGCAGTCCCTGGCCCAGGTGGGAGTGTGGGGCTGAAGAATGGGGCTGGAAGTGGTGCGAAGGGCAAGGGGAGAAGGGAGCGAAGTGTTTCCGCCGACTCCTTTGATCAGAGAGATCCTGGGACTCCAAATGATGACTCTGACGTGCAAG AATGTAATTCCGATGACCACATAAAGCCCCAGGACGCCCAGCACACACCTCACCCGATGACCCCATCAAATGCTGCAACCCCCaggtcccccagcccctcccatgGCCGGACCACCGCCCCCGAGCCTCACCCCGCCCAGAAGGCAGCAGCCAGAGCCGTGTACGTCTTCTCCACCGAGATGGCCAACAG AGCCGCGGAAGCTGTCCTCACGGGCCAGGTGGACACAATCGTCTCCTTCCACGTCCAGAGTGTCTCCAGCAAGGCAGAGAGAAGCCCGGCCCCCCTG AGCACGCAGTTATCTGCCCTTCGGAACGAGCCGAAGACCCTCCCGCAGCAACCCGCAGCTCCCGCCAGCCAGGACCAGGGCTCTTCCCAGAGCGCCAGGCTGCAGCCCACCCCACCCGCCCCGGCACCAGCAGCCAAGCCTGCCGCGGCCCCCCGGCCCCTGGACCGTGAGAGCCCTGGTGTGGACAGCAAGCTGACCCCCCCTGGGGACAGCCCTGCCAGCTCCACCCCACTGCCCCCGGACGGCACTGCGCCAGGCTCGACGCCCAGCCACCGGGCAGGCACCCCTGTCCCCCAGGGGAGCGGCAGCTCTGCAGCGGACCCCAAAGCCCCCCCGCCTCCACCAGCGGCCGGTGCCGAGCCCCCCGCACTGGGGGAGAACCCCGACGGGCTGTCTCAGGAGCAGCTGGAGCACCGAGAACGGTCCCTGCAGACGCTCAGAGACATCCAGCGCATGCTTTTCCCCGATGAGAAAGAATTCGCAGGAGGACAGAGTGGGGGACCCCAGCAGAACACGGGGGTCCTTGATGGACCTCAGAAGAAAGCAGAGGGGCCGAtacaggccatgatggctcagtccCAAAGCCTGGGGAAGGGCCCCGGGCCCCGGACGGAGGTGGGTGCCGCGTTTGGCCCTCAAGGACATCGGGATGTCCCCTTTTCTCCAGATGAGATGGCTCCACCCCCCATGAACCCCCAGCCTGGGCCCCTGGGGCCCGACCCCCTGGATCACATGACCCCCGAGCAGATGGCCTGGCTGAAGCTGCAGCAGGAGTTCTAcgaggagaagaggaggaagcagGAGCACGCGGCCGTGCAGCAGTGCTCCCTCCAGGACGCGCTGGGCCACCAGCACGGGCCCCGGGGGGTGGTCCGCGCGCCCCCCCCTCCCTACCAGATGACCCCGAGTGAGGGCTGGGGGCCTGGAGCTGCAGAGCCGTTCCCCGATGGGGTCATGCAGCCCTCCCTGCCCCCGAGGGGCatggccccccaccccagcatgcCGGGGGCCCAGCTCCGCCTCCCTGGCTTCGCAGGGATGATAAACTCCGAAATGGAGGGGCCCGGAGTCTCCAACGCAGCAGCCAGGCCAGGGCTCTCTGGGGTCAGTTGGCCAGACGATGTGCCAAAAATCCCAGATGGTCGGAACTTCGCCCCTGGCCAGGGCATCTTCAGCGGCCCTGGCCGAGGGGAACGCTTCCCGAACCCCCAGGGCTTGTCTGAAGAGCTGTTCCAGCAGCAGCTGGCGGAGAAGCCGCTGGCCATGAGCGTGGACGGCGTCCGGCCCGGCCTGGACGTGAACAGGCTGCTCCCAGCTTCCCAGCGGCACCTGGAACCGGGGAGCAATCCCATTTTCCCTCGAATTCCAGTTGAGGGCCCCCTGAGTCCCACCAGGGGCGACTTCCCTAAAGGAATGCCCCCGCAGGTGGGCCCAGGCCGGGAGCTCGAGTTCGGGATGCTTCCTGGAGGCGTGAAGGGAGAGGCCAGTGTCAGCGTGAGCATGGCACCCGGCTCCCAGCTGATGCCTCAGAAGCTGAGGGAGGCTGCGGCCGGCCCTGAGGACGTGCTGAAGCTGCGGCCGGGCGGCCCCGACATGCTGCCCGCGCAGCACAAGATGCTGCCCCTGCCCTTTGGCGAGCAGCTGCAGCCGGACTACGGCCTGGGCCCCAGGCCCTTCCTGGCCATGGCGCAGGGCCCAGGCAGCAGCAGCGGCCTGCGGAGTCTCCGAGAGCCACTGGGCTCCGAGCAGAGGACTAGCAGCCGACTCTGCCACGTGCCACCACTACCTCTCAACCCCTCCAGCAACCCCACGAGTCTCAGCACGGCTCCTTCTGTCCAGCGCGGCCTGGGTCGGAAGCCATTGGACGTATCAGTGGCCGGCAGCCAGGGGCACTCCCCAGGCGTCAACCCTCTGAAATCACCCACGATGCGCCAAGTCCAGTCGCCCATGCTGGGCTCGCCTTCGGGGAACCTCAAGTCCCCCCAGACTCCGTCGCAGCTGGCAGGCATGCTGGCGGGcccagctgctgctgcttccaTTAAGTCCCCACCTGTCTTGGGGTCTGCTGCTGCCTCACCTGTGCACCTCAAGTCTCCGTCGCTTCCTGCCCCGTCTCCCGGGTGGACCTCCTCTCCGAAACCGCCCCTCCAGAGTCCCGGCATCCCTCCAAACCACAAAGCACCCCTCACCATGGCCTCCCCAGCCATGCTGGCGAGCGTAGAGTCAG gcggccccccaccccccgcagccAGCCAGCCCGCCTCTGTGAGCCTCCCCGGAGCCCTGCCCTCCAGCACGCCTTACCCCGTGCCCCCCGAGCCGACCCTCTCCCAGAACCCGCTCTCCATCATGATGTCACGCATGTCCAAGTTCGCGATGCCCAGCTCCACCCCCCTGTACCACGACGCCATCAAGACTGTGGCCAGCTCTGACGACGACTCCCCTCCCGCCCGTTCCCCCAACCTGCCGTCGATGACCAACATGCCAG GAATGGGCATTAATGCACAGAACCCTCGAATGTCAGGTCCGAACCCCGTGGCTCCGATGCCAACCCTCAGCCCCGTGGGACTGGCCCAGCCGCTGTCTCACCCCAGCCAGATGCCCTCTCCGAGCGCCATGGGACCCAGCATCCCTCACGGGGTCCCCATGGGGCCTGGTTTAATGGCCCACAACCCCATGATGGGGCACGGCCAGGAACCCCCGCTGGTGCCTCCGGGACGGATGGGCTTCCCCCAGGGCTTCCCCCCCGTGCAGTCCCCGCCGCAGCAGCTACAGTTCCCGCACAACGGCCCCGGCACGGGGCAGGGTGGCTTCCCGGGTAGCCTGGGCTTCCCGGGGGACGGGCCCCTGGGCCGGCCTGGCAGCCTGCCGCAGGGCTCAGCGGACGCGGCCCTTTGCAAGCCGGGCGGCCCGGGGGGGCCCGAGCCCTTCGCTGTCCTGGGGGGCAGCATGCCTTCCGTGTTCGCAGACCCCGACCTGCAGGAGGTCGTGCGGCCAGGCGCTGCCGGCATCCCCGAGTTCGACCTGTCCCGCATCATCCCGGCCGAGAAGCCGAGCCAGACGCTGCAGTACTTCCCTCGGGGCGAGGGCCCCGGCCGCAAGCCACCGCCCGGGCCCGGCTTCCCACACGTGCAGGGCCTGATGGGGGAGCAGGGCCCCCGGATGGGGCTGGCCGTACCGGGCATGGGGGGCCCCGTGGGGGCAGCCGACATGCCCCTCGGCCCGGCCGCGGCCGTGCCCGGCCACAGCCCGCTGCGGCCGCCAGCCTTCCTGCAGCCGGGCGTGATGGGCCCGCACCACCGCCTGCTGCCGCCCGCCCAGGCCACGCTGCCCGGCCAGCCCGGCCTGCTGAGCGGCCCCGCGGCCGCTGTGGGAATGATGCCCGGCAAGGACCGGGGGCCTGGCGGCCTCTACCCACACCCTGGGCCCGTGGGCTCGCCGGGCATGGTGATGGCCATGCAAGGCGTGGGGGGGCCACAGGGCTTGGTGCTGCCCCCGCAGCTGAGGCCCCGTGGCGCCGCTGCCGAGCTGGGCATGGCGGGCTTCGGCCAGGGCCCTGGCAACCCCGGCGGGATGATGTTCTGA